The sequence CTTCAACAAGAAAAACGCGCAAATAAATGCGCGCTATAGCAATTCCTGGTAGGCCTCTTCAATCAGCTTATTATACGAGTCGTCATCAAAAAGAGTCGTCGGATGATCATCTGCTGTTAAATGGAATAGGAATTCAATATTCCCTTCTCCTCCCGTAACAGGGGAGAATGACATGCCACGTAGACTAAATCCTTCTTGTACTGACGCATCGGCAATTTTTTTCAATACATCAAAATGAACAGATTTTTCACGAACAACACCTTTTTTACCTACTTTACCTTTACCCGCTTCAAACTGAGGCTTGACGAGTGCAATAACATCTCCACCTTGCGCAATGATACGCTTCAAAGCAGGTAAAATAAGTGTCAAGGAAATGAACGATACATCAATGGTTGCAAATTGCGGCACACCTGCTGTAAATAGTTCTGGTGTCGCATGTCTGAAATTCGTTCTTTCCATCACCGTTACACGTGAATCTTGGCGTATTTTCCAGGCCAACTGATTATAACCAACATCTAGTGCATAACAATGCACCGCTCCATTTTGTAACGCACAATCTGTAAAACCACCCGTAGATGACCCGATATCCAGCCCGATTTTACCTTTGACATCGACTGTAAACTTCTCCAGTGCTTTTTCAAGCTTTAAGCCGCCTCGACTAACATATTTCAATGTGGAGCCTTTTACAGTTAGCGGTGCATCCTCTGGAATTTTTTCTCCAGGCTTATCAAGCCTTGTTTCTGCGGAGAAAACGATACCTGCCATGATAGAACGTTTGGCCTGTTCTCTTGTTTCAACAAGACCACGTGCAACGAGCAGGACGTCGACTCGCTCTTTGGGTATACGATTTGTCATACTTGTTCCCTTTCCACTGCAAGTTCTTTGATGAACGTTTGCACATTATCAACGAGGTGACCTGCCGTCATACCAATTTCCGCCAGTAGCTCATCAACATTTCCATGCTCAATAAACTGATCAGGAATACCCATTCGTTGAATCGGGACACCCGTCTTGCGTGTATCCTGCGCATATTCAATAACGGCGCTACCAAAACCACCTGCAAGAACTGCTTCTTCAACTGTTGTAATCGGCATGCCCGTTGCAAAGAGTTCATCTAACATTTGGTGATCTAACGGTTTGATAAACCTCGCATTGACTACCTTCACTTGAATCCCCCGTGATGCCAATGTTTCAGCTGCCTGCAACGCCATTGGAATCGTCGTACCAAATGTTAAAATAGCAGCATCGTTGCCTTCGCGAAGGACTTCCCATGAACCGATTGGAATGGCTTGTAGTGTTTCATCCATTGACACTCCAAGTCCGTTTCCCCTTGGATAACGCATCGCAATCGGCCCCCCGCTATAATCAATCGCAGTCTTCACCATATGCTGTCCTTCGTTTTCGTCTTTTGGCATCATAATAACCAAATTCGGCATATGCCTTAAAAAGGCAATATCAAAGACACCTTGATGCGTTTCCCCATCGGCACCTACAAGTCCCGCACGATCGATGCCAATAAAGACATTCAAATTCTGCCTTGCAACATCGTGAAGCACTTGATCGTATGCACGTTGTAGGAATGTCGAATAGATCGCTAAAAACGGTTTCATCCCCTGCGTAGCAAGCCCTGCTGCCATCGTCGTTGCATGCTGCTCGGCTATGCCCACATCGTAAAATCGATCTGGGAATTCCTTGGCAAACGATTCCAGTTTAGAACCGACTGGCATTGCCGGTGTAATCGCAACAACACGCTGATCCTCACGCGCCATTGTCCGAACTGTTTCTGCTACGAGCCCACTCCAAGAAGGCGCAACGGATGCAGATTTAACGAAATCACCTGTTTCAATCTTATAGGGTCCTGTACCATGCCAAGTCCCGATTTTATCGTCTTCAGCCGGGCTGTAGCCTTTACCTTTTTTCGTGATGACATGCAATAGAACAGGTCCATCCATTTTTTTGGCATACTGAAGATTGCGCTCCAACTCATTGAAATCATGGCCATTAACTGGTCCCAAATAAGTGAAGCCCAATTCTTCAAAAAAGATCCCCGAGACGACTAGATACTTTAAGCTGTCCTTGACCCGTTCCGCCGCTGCTGCTACTTTACCGCCGACTGCAGGGATTTTCCTCAGAATATATTCAAGTTCGTCTTTCGCATTATTATACTTACCAGCAGTCCTCAGTTTCCCCAGTATTGTATGGAGAGCTCCGACGTTTGGTGCAATCGACATCTCATTGTCGTTCAAAATAACGATCATATTTGTTTTCTCATGACCAATATGATTCAACGCCTCAAGCGCCATACCACCAGTCAACGCACCGTCACCAATGACAGGTATAACGTAATTTGAATCCCCTTTAACGTCTCGTGCCGCCGACATCCCCATCGCTGCCGATAATGATGTTGAACTGTGACCTGTTTCCCATACATCATGCTCACTCTCATTCATTTTAGGGAAGCCGCATAAGCCCTTGAATTGTCTTAGCGTATCGAAATCAGCTGCACGTCCCGTCAAAATCTTATGGACATACGCCTGGTGTCCGACATCCCAAAGAATTTTATCTGTGGGGCTATCAAATAACCGATGGAGCATGATCGTTAATTCTACAACGCCCAAATTGGGTCCAATATGACCTCCAGTGACAGATAACTTTTCGATAAGGAATTTCCGAATTTCTTCAGCAAGCTCTGCCATCTGTTCTTTGTCGAGCTTTTTAATAAAAGATGGACTAGTAATTTCAGTAAGATCCACCAATATCACACACCTTCATAAATTGATTACCACAGTTTACTCCCAGTACATTATAGCAAGAAGGACGTTCCATACAACAGTTTCGTTCCCTCATGATTGCCGATTGACAATATAATCTGCGAAAAGCTCAAGAAGTGGCTCGTCTTGTTCAATGAAACTAAGTGATTCCCCTGCTAAACGATGATGTTCTGCAAGGCGTTCCCTCGCGCCGTCAAGACCAAGTAGCGATGGATACGTCGATTTATCACTGCTAATGTCACTTCCAGCTGTCTTACCTAGTGCTTCCGTTGTAGATGTGATATCGAGAATATCATCTTGAATTTGAAAAGCAAGACCAATATTCCATGCGAAAGTCTTTAATTGTCCAGTCTTTGCTTGATCAAGACCAGCGAGTACAGCACCAGCCTCGATACAAAATGATAGCAGTGCCCCTGTTTTATTGATGTGAACGGTTTCCAATTCCATAAGTGACAACGGTTTTGTTTCCCCTTCGATGTCAAGGATTTGACCCCCGACCATTCCTGCAGCACCTGAAGCTCCTGCTAGCATGTTGACTAGCTGCAAAGCATCTTTAGGTGATGTTTCTTGCAGAGTCG comes from Sporosarcina sp. FSL K6-3457 and encodes:
- the dxs gene encoding 1-deoxy-D-xylulose-5-phosphate synthase, with protein sequence MDLTEITSPSFIKKLDKEQMAELAEEIRKFLIEKLSVTGGHIGPNLGVVELTIMLHRLFDSPTDKILWDVGHQAYVHKILTGRAADFDTLRQFKGLCGFPKMNESEHDVWETGHSSTSLSAAMGMSAARDVKGDSNYVIPVIGDGALTGGMALEALNHIGHEKTNMIVILNDNEMSIAPNVGALHTILGKLRTAGKYNNAKDELEYILRKIPAVGGKVAAAAERVKDSLKYLVVSGIFFEELGFTYLGPVNGHDFNELERNLQYAKKMDGPVLLHVITKKGKGYSPAEDDKIGTWHGTGPYKIETGDFVKSASVAPSWSGLVAETVRTMAREDQRVVAITPAMPVGSKLESFAKEFPDRFYDVGIAEQHATTMAAGLATQGMKPFLAIYSTFLQRAYDQVLHDVARQNLNVFIGIDRAGLVGADGETHQGVFDIAFLRHMPNLVIMMPKDENEGQHMVKTAIDYSGGPIAMRYPRGNGLGVSMDETLQAIPIGSWEVLREGNDAAILTFGTTIPMALQAAETLASRGIQVKVVNARFIKPLDHQMLDELFATGMPITTVEEAVLAGGFGSAVIEYAQDTRKTGVPIQRMGIPDQFIEHGNVDELLAEIGMTAGHLVDNVQTFIKELAVEREQV
- a CDS encoding TlyA family RNA methyltransferase; this translates as MTNRIPKERVDVLLVARGLVETREQAKRSIMAGIVFSAETRLDKPGEKIPEDAPLTVKGSTLKYVSRGGLKLEKALEKFTVDVKGKIGLDIGSSTGGFTDCALQNGAVHCYALDVGYNQLAWKIRQDSRVTVMERTNFRHATPELFTAGVPQFATIDVSFISLTLILPALKRIIAQGGDVIALVKPQFEAGKGKVGKKGVVREKSVHFDVLKKIADASVQEGFSLRGMSFSPVTGGEGNIEFLFHLTADDHPTTLFDDDSYNKLIEEAYQELL
- a CDS encoding polyprenyl synthetase family protein, with product MHKKLQHFIENYQPAIEAQLNHMLATTNVPETLKSSMAYSVNAGGKRIRPLLVLATLEDLGVQSADAISIACAVELIHTYSLIHDDLPCMDDDDYRRGKLTNHKVYGEAVAVLAGDALQTLAFEVLTTLQETSPKDALQLVNMLAGASGAAGMVGGQILDIEGETKPLSLMELETVHINKTGALLSFCIEAGAVLAGLDQAKTGQLKTFAWNIGLAFQIQDDILDITSTTEALGKTAGSDISSDKSTYPSLLGLDGARERLAEHHRLAGESLSFIEQDEPLLELFADYIVNRQS